AGACAGTTGGCATTCTTTTATCATAGAATTGCATACGTTAAAAACTATcttcaatatattaattggAAATTGATGTTTCTTATGTTCTTCCATTGTAGGCATTTTAGGTATCACCTTCctatacaaatttaaattacgttattatttatatgaatttaacatgaaaattgttaTATGAACATTTATATTCATACTCTTCGATCCATGATAATATATCTTGAAGACATTCTGAAATATCGTAAACGTCAATTttcaatagtatatatatcatcgataaataatCCTTGAAAAGACCAATCAAAACTTGTTCCTTCATTATGTTACTTAATTCGTTTGAACGTGTCAATCTATTTTCCATGTGATATTGTATCACACGCAATTCTTTCCAAGCATTCACTAAATCTTCATAATATATagtcaataatttttcttggaAATCAATATTCAATAATTGTTTGAGTATTTCTACGGTCAATATAAGTgtcttttcttgttcttttataaacaaatcatTACTATTTTCctatatgaaagagaaaaaagaaaatacttgtacTTACTAGCTCTTTAAAGGATTATAGGATCGTAGGATAGTACTAACTTGATTATACTCTATCGttgtatttgtaaattttgttatcaattcttttaataacgtAAAGACTATATCCATTTTCTCCCATTTCATTAACGTGTATAAAATTGTGATTATCATCtcattggaaatattacgattagATAATTGTTCCACAATGGTTTCACATATATTGTTTGCATTGGTCATCATAGTAACGggtaaaaatgaaagtaagAATAACGTAGATTCATTCAAAGATAATTTCTAAAACAATTTCGCTTTACttataaagttatttttttttatttttagttaaaAACATTATTCTTCATACCTGTATTCTATATGAACATAAAATTTGTGGCAGTATGCTTGTACAGATCCTTCGTAAGTCCCTTCCCTCTTCTTTgtcaaaatattctttcgtaacattatttttgtttacatataatattacagcAACTACCTCAagcaatatattaattgattcgCATGTGTTAATTTcttgtttaattatatctttggTAGAGTTTGctgaagaaacagaaaatattattaatttagcaATTTTATATTGGCTAGAAAGTAAAATTGTCAAATTAATACTAAATACCATTATGtgatttatcgttattccttttaaatcttttactACATTTATTGCTTGTTTCATCATCTGCTAATAAACAGCATGCTTGTCTTTCAATAGtcagtaatataatatttataagtttaGAAGCATTATCCCAATTAATGATATactttgaatgaaaaaaaaactttcttgTTGCCGTAATATTCTTCATTCctatatttatgatttcttGTGTGGCATTGCCATTACTTATATCATGTGGTTGTATTCGCAAAcatagtaattttattaattgctgTAATAATTTGGACTCATTGGTATCCtaaataaaaatggtaaaatttactaagagtatatatatatatatatatatattttttttcttttcttttagctgcttcgaatataaatgatcgatttatttatatccgaATTGATTTACCTCTATGCATTTCAATAAAGTAGTTAATGCAACAATATCCCAAACTAAAATGCCAATCTGATTTTGAAGATATACGATAAGTTTAGTAAAACATTTGATAACATCTATGTCTGCTGcgtaatatatttgattgacaaagttatttataaaactttttacaCTTGTATGAGAGTGTTTATTAGACACCATTTGTTTGATACCATTTAGGatacttattttaatttctgaAGAAGATTTGCTTTTCATATgacatgataaaatatttaaccaatttttaattatattagcaGGTATATGCTTCCAATGAGACtccaatattttataagtacCCTGCAATGtagaaatatatctataactattataaattattattttatatcaaggaatcaatatatatgtaataattatgtacatttatagCTATTAGACACACTTGCTGATTGGAATCTTTCAAAAGGTATGAAATAGCTTTTGAATATTGTTTcatgttattttcattttgcatCAAATGTTTCGATTCcacagaataaataataaatagaatttcaGCTGCGTTGCATCTGACGCATGATCCAGAAgcctgaaataaaattaacccATAGGTATAATTGTTccaatattatatcaaaattatattgttatcgatcgttttaaaaaGTTTCTACCTTCAAATGTTCCCATAATAAACTTTTCCAATGATCATGCAACATTACTCTTATTGTATTgcttttataatgatataatgcATCTATGAATATAAGTAAATTTGTTCCAAGTTTGACTCGTCCTGTAGAATCTCTACGTGATCTaagacaatgaaaaataatgtttctgAAACATTTTTCGATTATCAACTTCTTAGTTTTATTGGTAGCACTTAACCATGCTTTGGCATACAAATTTGCATatccttttattatatcaGGTTCTGCAATTTCAAGTATtgcttttacattattatgaatcccctagaatttaataattatattaaaattacaaagaatAAATGTCTCATaggttaatattatattataccatTACGAATTCTTCTCCTAAcgcaaataattttaacaaaataactCTTCCTTCTGGTATAGACATAACGATGCTACTCCGCGATAATTCAACCAACATTTGTATATCATCGTTACGTTCTATTAAATACAGCGCAGATCTTATTTTATGTAATCGTTTAATATGTTGCTGAAAGTATGATAcgttatttgtataaaaactTGCAGACGTTTTTTGcatatatgaatttatgtatttatgcagATTATGAAAGTatgaatttatacatatatgagttACCAATGAACTTTCAGATGTTTCGGTCAGGTGCTTTATagcatttattattactttttctttccatatcATATTTGATTTCCACCAATTTTCTAGAAGGTATGATATTTCATCTTTTAccttaaaaagaattattgtaTATGTGTAACAGTTATTTCTATAGATCATAGGTATAACAAACCTTTGTATCTTTCATTTCTGGTAATATAACCGAGTGAAGTATTATTACAAtctctaataatatatttggtAAAAATGTTCTTTGCAGCACTGTCTCCAAAGCCATTGCGGCTATCGTCTCTATCAATTTTAATGCTTGTTGCTTTTcctagaaatatatttcaaacttaataataattatatgatgtAATCTCTATAGACACAGGATATGTGTCACAAGTGGGAAGAAGATAATTCTAAATGgagaaaagatttgaaaatataataaaatagtattttttttacatacaagttgttttcaagaaaattcattGCATGCGTATAAAATTATGACTAAAATATGATTCATCAAGCgacgtataatatttatctgtaAACAATgctctttgattttttctgacatcttatttatttgagcaatcagttttcttttaattattaagtttGAAATTTACTTTTGAAGATAGCAACAAGTGCTaaaattgatagatagatatatatatatatatatatatataatgttcatactttggaatttttattattcgattgtAATATAGATAACTTTTGTGCCTTTAACAGTACTATTTTCACATGATACCATAATTCGCATAGTTCTTCTTCAgataatactattatattttttgcgTCCAACTtctataaaaggaaatattaaatatttattccgactataacaattaatatttaaaataagtatatacggagattatattactttacgtaaaggaataaaataaataattgctaTAAACggcaaatataataatgtaaattgtaAATGATATGTAAACAAACCATTTTATCACATATAGTGGATATATCATAGCCTTTGGTT
The window above is part of the Vespa velutina chromosome 24, iVesVel2.1, whole genome shotgun sequence genome. Proteins encoded here:
- the LOC124956889 gene encoding condensin-2 complex subunit G2-like isoform X5 — protein: MSCQRVIVDDKLLFRILKTKGYDISTICDKMKLDAKNIIVLSEEELCELWYHVKIVLLKAQKLSILQSNNKNSKEKQQALKLIETIAAMALETVLQRTFLPNILLEIVIILHSVILPEMKDTKVKDEISYLLENWWKSNMIWKEKVIINAIKHLTETSESSLVTHICINSYFHNLHKYINSYMQKTSASFYTNNVSYFQQHIKRLHKIRSALYLIERNDDIQMLVELSRSSIVMSIPEGRVILLKLFALGEEFVMGIHNNVKAILEIAEPDIIKGYANLYAKAWLSATNKTKKLIIEKCFRNIIFHCLRSRRDSTGRVKLGTNLLIFIDALYHYKSNTIRVMLHDHWKSLLWEHLKASGSCVRCNAAEILFIIYSVESKHLMQNENNMKQYSKAISYLLKDSNQQVCLIAINGTYKILESHWKHIPANIIKNWLNILSCHMKSKSSSEIKISILNGIKQMVSNKHSHTSVKSFINNFVNQIYYAADIDVIKCFTKLIVYLQNQIGILVWDIVALTTLLKCIEDTNESKLLQQLIKLLCLRIQPHDISNGNATQEIINIGMKNITATRKFFFHSKYIINWDNASKLINIILLTIERQACCLLADDETSNKCSKRFKRNNDKSHNANSTKDIIKQEINTCESINILLEVVAVILYVNKNNVTKEYFDKEEGRDLRRICTSILPQILCSYRIQKLSLNESTLFLLSFLPVTMMTNANNICETIVEQLSNRNISNEMIITILYTLMKWEKMDIVFTLLKELITKFTNTTIEYNQENSNDLFIKEQEKTLILTVEILKQLLNIDFQEKLLTIYYEDLVNAWKELRVIQYHMENRLTRSNELSNIMKEQVLIGLFKDYLSMIYILLKIDVYDISECLQDILSWIEEKVIPKMPTMEEHKKHQFPINILKIVFNVCNSMIKECQLSTKICCKIIILYFKSISSSVGIIFIHDALKAIIALLHFNKTQYYNEDSNLLNTILPKFLCAVMISLNEYSEDIIIAYTNNLKILTLLIEKYFETIVSTYDDQKMHATYLTIILNTGINDISKEIIDNAGNNSADILKIKFPYLAEKILKNTLYLRKYQDACFFAIKQAVIHYNETYC
- the LOC124956889 gene encoding condensin-2 complex subunit G2-like isoform X3, whose product is MSCQRVIVDDKLLFRILKTKGYDISTICDKMKLDAKNIIVLSEEELCELWYHVKIVLLKAQKLSILQSNNKNSKEKQQALKLIETIAAMALETVLQRTFLPNILLEIVIILHSVILPEMKDTKVKDEISYLLENWWKSNMIWKEKVIINAIKHLTETSESSLVTHICINSYFHNLHKYINSYMQKTSASFYTNNVSYFQQHIKRLHKIRSALYLIERNDDIQMLVELSRSSIVMSIPEGRVILLKLFALGEEFVMGIHNNVKAILEIAEPDIIKGYANLYAKAWLSATNKTKKLIIEKCFRNIIFHCLRSRRDSTGRVKLGTNLLIFIDALYHYKSNTIRVMLHDHWKSLLWEHLKASGSCVRCNAAEILFIIYSVESKHLMQNENNMKQYSKAISYLLKDSNQQVCLIAINGTYKILESHWKHIPANIIKNWLNILSCHMKSKSSSEIKISILNGIKQMVSNKHSHTSVKSFINNFVNQIYYAADIDVIKCFTKLIVYLQNQIGILVWDIVALTTLLKCIEDTNESKLLQQLIKLLCLRIQPHDISNGNATQEIINIGMKNITATRKFFFHSKYIINWDNASKLINIILLTIERQACCLLADDETSNKCSKRFKRNNDKSHNANSTKDIIKQEINTCESINILLEVVAVILYVNKNNVTKEYFDKEEGRDLRRICTSILPQILCSYRIQKLSLNESTLFLLSFLPVTMMTNANNICETIVEQLSNRNISNEMIITILYTLMKWEKMDIVFTLLKELITKFTNTTIEYNQENSNDLFIKEQEKTLILTVEILKQLLNIDFQEKLLTIYYEDLVNAWKELRVIQYHMENRLTRSNELSNIMKEQVLIGLFKDYLSMIYILLKIDVYDISECLQDILSWIEEKVIPKMPTMEEHKKHQFPINILKIVFNVCNSMIKECQLSTKICCKIIILYFKSISSSVGIIFIHDALKAIIALLHFNKTQYYNEDSNLLNTILPKFLCAVMISLNEYSEDIIIAYTNNLKILTLLIEKYFETIVSTYDDQKMHATYLTIILNTGINDISKEIIDNAGNNSADILKIKFPYLAEKILKNTLYLRKYQDACFFAIKQAVIHYNEIDILSTLLIINDMFNLPIKSMKKLRNITHVIKLEYEKRCDLTVHNRYFIRNLLLMQ
- the LOC124956889 gene encoding condensin-2 complex subunit G2-like isoform X1, whose product is MSCQRVIVDDKLLFRILKTKGYDISTICDKMKLDAKNIIVLSEEELCELWYHVKIVLLKAQKLSILQSNNKNSKEKQQALKLIETIAAMALETVLQRTFLPNILLEIVIILHSVILPEMKDTKVKDEISYLLENWWKSNMIWKEKVIINAIKHLTETSESSLVTHICINSYFHNLHKYINSYMQKTSASFYTNNVSYFQQHIKRLHKIRSALYLIERNDDIQMLVELSRSSIVMSIPEGRVILLKLFALGEEFVMGIHNNVKAILEIAEPDIIKGYANLYAKAWLSATNKTKKLIIEKCFRNIIFHCLRSRRDSTGRVKLGTNLLIFIDALYHYKSNTIRVMLHDHWKSLLWEHLKASGSCVRCNAAEILFIIYSVESKHLMQNENNMKQYSKAISYLLKDSNQQVCLIAINGTYKILESHWKHIPANIIKNWLNILSCHMKSKSSSEIKISILNGIKQMVSNKHSHTSVKSFINNFVNQIYYAADIDVIKCFTKLIVYLQNQIGILVWDIVALTTLLKCIEDTNESKLLQQLIKLLCLRIQPHDISNGNATQEIINIGMKNITATRKFFFHSKYIINWDNASKLINIILLTIERQACCLLADDETSNKCSKRFKRNNDKSHNANSTKDIIKQEINTCESINILLEVVAVILYVNKNNVTKEYFDKEEGRDLRRICTSILPQILCSYRIQKLSLNESTLFLLSFLPVTMMTNANNICETIVEQLSNRNISNEMIITILYTLMKWEKMDIVFTLLKELITKFTNTTIEYNQENSNDLFIKEQEKTLILTVEILKQLLNIDFQEKLLTIYYEDLVNAWKELRVIQYHMENRLTRSNELSNIMKEQVLIGLFKDYLSMIYILLKIDVYDISECLQDILSWIEEKVIPKMPTMEEHKKHQFPINILKIVFNVCNSMIKECQLSTKICCKIIILYFKSISSSVGIIFIHDALKAIIALLHFNKTQYYNEDSNLLNTILPKFLCAVMISLNEYSEDIIIAYTNNLKILTLLIEKYFETIVSTYDDQKMHATYLTIILNTGINDISKEIIDNAGNNSADILKIKFPYLAEKILKNTLYLRKYQDACFFAIKQAVIHYNEIDILSTLLIINDMFNLPIKSMKKLRNITHVIKLEYEKRCDLTVHNRYFIRSTFISSILILTIRNHFFSFQTYC
- the LOC124956889 gene encoding condensin-2 complex subunit G2-like isoform X4 — translated: MSCQRVIVDDKLLFRILKTKGYDISTICDKMKLDAKNIIVLSEEELCELWYHVKIVLLKAQKLSILQSNNKNSKEKQQALKLIETIAAMALETVLQRTFLPNILLEIVIILHSVILPEMKDTKVKDEISYLLENWWKSNMIWKEKVIINAIKHLTETSESSLQHIKRLHKIRSALYLIERNDDIQMLVELSRSSIVMSIPEGRVILLKLFALGEEFVMGIHNNVKAILEIAEPDIIKGYANLYAKAWLSATNKTKKLIIEKCFRNIIFHCLRSRRDSTGRVKLGTNLLIFIDALYHYKSNTIRVMLHDHWKSLLWEHLKASGSCVRCNAAEILFIIYSVESKHLMQNENNMKQYSKAISYLLKDSNQQVCLIAINGTYKILESHWKHIPANIIKNWLNILSCHMKSKSSSEIKISILNGIKQMVSNKHSHTSVKSFINNFVNQIYYAADIDVIKCFTKLIVYLQNQIGILVWDIVALTTLLKCIEDTNESKLLQQLIKLLCLRIQPHDISNGNATQEIINIGMKNITATRKFFFHSKYIINWDNASKLINIILLTIERQACCLLADDETSNKCSKRFKRNNDKSHNANSTKDIIKQEINTCESINILLEVVAVILYVNKNNVTKEYFDKEEGRDLRRICTSILPQILCSYRIQKLSLNESTLFLLSFLPVTMMTNANNICETIVEQLSNRNISNEMIITILYTLMKWEKMDIVFTLLKELITKFTNTTIEYNQENSNDLFIKEQEKTLILTVEILKQLLNIDFQEKLLTIYYEDLVNAWKELRVIQYHMENRLTRSNELSNIMKEQVLIGLFKDYLSMIYILLKIDVYDISECLQDILSWIEEKVIPKMPTMEEHKKHQFPINILKIVFNVCNSMIKECQLSTKICCKIIILYFKSISSSVGIIFIHDALKAIIALLHFNKTQYYNEDSNLLNTILPKFLCAVMISLNEYSEDIIIAYTNNLKILTLLIEKYFETIVSTYDDQKMHATYLTIILNTGINDISKEIIDNAGNNSADILKIKFPYLAEKILKNTLYLRKYQDACFFAIKQAVIHYNEIDILSTLLIINDMFNLPIKSMKKLRNITHVIKLEYEKRCDLTVHNRYFIRSTFISSILILTIRNHFFSFQTYC
- the LOC124956889 gene encoding condensin-2 complex subunit G2-like isoform X2, which encodes MSCQRVIVDDKLLFRILKTKGYDISTICDKMKLDAKNIIVLSEEELCELWYHVKIVLLKAQKLSILQSNNKNSKEKQQALKLIETIAAMALETVLQRTFLPNILLEIVIILHSVILPEMKDTKVKDEISYLLENWWKSNMIWKEKVIINAIKHLTETSESSLVTHICINSYFHNLHKYINSYMQKTSASFYTNNVSYFQQHIKRLHKIRSALYLIERNDDIQMLVELSRSSIVMSIPEGRVILLKLFALGEEFVMGIHNNVKAILEIAEPDIIKGYANLYAKAWLSATNKTKKLIIEKCFRNIIFHCLRSRRDSTGRVKLGTNLLIFIDALYHYKSNTIRVMLHDHWKSLLWEHLKASGSCVRCNAAEILFIIYSVESKHLMQNENNMKQYSKAISYLLKDSNQQVCLIAINGTYKILESHWKHIPANIIKNWLNILSCHMKSKSSSEIKISILNGIKQMVSNKHSHTSVKSFINNFVNQIYYAADIDVIKCFTKLIVYLQNQIGILVWDIVALTTLLKCIEDTNESKLLQQLIKLLCLRIQPHDISNGNATQEIINIGMKNITATRKFFFHSKYIINWDNASKLINIILLTIERQACCLLADDETSNKCSKRFKRNNDKSHNANSTKDIIKQEINTCESINILLEVVAVILYVNKNNVTKEYFDKEEGRDLRRICTSILPQILCSYRIQKLSLNESTLFLLSFLPVTMMTNANNICETIVEQLSNRNISNEMIITILYTLMKWEKMDIVFTLLKELITKFTNTTIEYNQENSNDLFIKEQEKTLILTVEILKQLLNIDFQEKLLTIYYEDLVNAWKELRVIQYHMENRLTRSNELSNIMKEQVLIGLFKDYLSMIYILLKIDVYDISECLQDILSWIEEKVIPKMPTMEEHKKHQFPINILKIVFNVCNSMIKECQLSTKICCKIIILYFKSISSSVGIIFIHDALKAIIALLHFNKTQYYNEDSNLLNTILPKFLCAVMISLNEYSEDIIIAYTNNLKILTLLIEKYFETIVSTYDDQKMHATYLTIILNTGINDISKEIIDNAGNNSADILKIKFPYLAEKILKNTLYLRKYQDACFFAIKQAVIHYNEIDILSTLLIINDMFNLPIKSMKKLRNITHVIKLEYEKRCDLTVHNRLIVDAIETIIKLIQSKF